In a genomic window of Mercenaria mercenaria strain notata chromosome 19, MADL_Memer_1, whole genome shotgun sequence:
- the LOC123542722 gene encoding microfibril-associated glycoprotein 4-like, translated as MVAAESEENIRSIVDNSITLNSNTRDEVVEQVKINTRKIENIEMLVTKLSSRLGHLFGYDSCSEAKNDGILRSGIYKLLPGLEVYCDQTTDGGGWTVFHRRKNGEVDFYRNWKEYKNGFGDVNGEFWLGNEHLSILTATGDHELRIDMEDFEGNRAFAKYSKFKIYPEEDKYKLEVSGYSGNAGDSLEYHSGMAFSTFDNDNDKYQSRNCAKDGHGAWWYNICHYSHLNGQYFNILGKIDTRGITWWHWKESYYSLKSVEMKFR; from the coding sequence ATGGTAGCAGCAGAATCGGAAGAAAATATTCGAAGTATTGTTGACAATTCAATTACACTAAATAGTAATACAAGAGATGAAGTTGTGGAGCAAGTTAAAATCAACACAAGAAAGATTGAAAATATCGAAATGTTAGTTACTAAACTATCTAGTCGCCTCGGACATTTGTTTGGATACGATTCTTGCTCCGAAGCAAAAAACGACGGGATATTACGATCCGGTATCTATAAACTATTGCCAGGACTCGAAGTTTATTGTGACCAAACCACTGACGGAGGGGGTTGGACTGTGTTTCATAGAAGAAAGAATGGTGAGGTTGATTTTTATCGTAACTGGAAAGAGTATAAAAACGGCTTTGGCGATGTGAATGGTGAATTTTGGCTAGGAAATGAGCATCTGAGTATTCTTACAGCAACAGGAGATCATGAGCTGAGAATAGATATGGAAGATTTTGAAGGAAATCGCGCCTTTGCAAAGTATAGTAAGTTTAAGATATATCCAGAAGAAGACAAGTACAAACTAGAGGTGAGTGGATACAGTGGAAATGCCGGAGATTCCCTAGAGTATCACAGTGGAATGGCGTTCTCAACATTCGACAATGACAATGATAAATACCAGTCTAGAAACTGTGCAAAAGACGGGCATGGTGCCTGGTGGTACAACATTTGTCACTATTCCCATCTCAATGGACAGTATTTTAATATTCTTGGTAAAATAGATACCAGAGGAATCACCTGGTGGCACTGGAAAGAATCATATTACAGTTTGAAAAGTGTAGAAATGAAATTTCGTTAA